From the genome of Lycorma delicatula isolate Av1 chromosome 11, ASM4794821v1, whole genome shotgun sequence, one region includes:
- the LOC142332369 gene encoding uncharacterized protein LOC142332369 isoform X1, whose amino-acid sequence MQETNNEIINLTTDERDVVQNEITKNDKNLQEKESYLISVEELSNNNNESLKKINSPQSPSVSFSESQSSVLKTLSFKFDNNNIIDNLTDVKFNSSGIHENNNNFNYEKDKDIDVNEDINSYLPSEIRLLQDGLDKGLQKTSTQDIRPEWFDINKFKKGQEFAMKYYFGVNFAEMLSLLILFSFDDGFQPLIFTDQSGTPYTSFKRYLSTVLRVKSWFENDVFDTNSIAYYNIKIVRSMHESISKKMNSLNVNDIDDKINRLLNEKNLKCSLKNSIKEDFKSSCPFNRIYQRKTNNRILYFNQCSMSITQFGFIGLVITYPDKFGAANATDEEMEGFIHLWKTIGYLLGIEDKYNFCNGSLIDVRNRCKDLINYCVLPSFCNITNEWEHFSRCLVKGVSFYVPGNTFEISILYLCYVLNIKAKKIYSSISWLTYFRLQIFKFTLCFALRFPILLNLANKSVKSALSRAKNFSNEKLEELGEISDEFMK is encoded by the coding sequence ATGCaagaaacaaataatgaaataattaatttgacaACAGATGAAAGAGATGTAGTACAAAATGAgattacaaaaaatgataaaaatttacaagaaaaggaatcttatttaatatcagtggaagaattaagtaataataataatgagtctttaaaaaaaataaattctccaCAGTCACCATCTGTATCGTTTTCTGAATCTCAATCCTCCGTATTAAAAACACTatcatttaaatttgataataataacataatagataatttaaccgatgtaaaatttaattcttcaggaatacatgaaaataataataattttaactatgaaAAAGACAAAGATATCGATgtaaatgaagatataaatagttatttaccCAGCGAAATAAGATTATTACAAGATGGGTTAGATAAAGGATTACAGAAAACATCGACTCAAGATATTCGACCAGAATGGttcgatattaataaatttaaaaaaggccaAGAATTCGCTATGAAATATTATTTCGGTGTTAATTTCGCTGAAATGTTatcattattgatattattttcattcgATGATGGTTTTCAACCGTTGATTTTCACCGATCAATCTGGTACCCCTTATACatcatttaaaagatatttatcgACAGTATTAAGAGTTAAATCGTGGTTTGAAAATGATGTTTTTGATACAAACAGTATAgcttattacaatattaaaattgtaagatCGATGCACGAATCgatcagtaaaaaaatgaattcgtTAAACGTTAATGATATCGACGATAAAATAAATCgattacttaatgaaaaaaatttaaaatgttcgttaaagaattcaataaaagaagattttaaatctTCTTGTCCGTTTAATAGAATTTATCAAAGGAAAACAAacaatagaatattatattttaatcaatgcaGTATGAGTATCACACAATTTGGTTTTATTGGCCTGGTGATAACATACCCGGATAAATTTGGAGCGGCTAACGCTACCGATGAAGAAATGGAAGGGTTTATACACCTATGGAAAACTATAGGTTATTTATTAGGTATTgaagacaaatataatttttgcaacGGTTCTTTAATCGATGTTAGAAATCGTTGTAAAGATTTGATAAATTATTGCGTATTAccaagtttttgtaatataacgAACGAATGGGAACATTTTTCTCGTTGTTTAGTTAAAGGTGTAAGTTTTTACGTTCCTGGTAATACGTTtgaaatatcaatattatatttatgttatgtgCTTAATATTAaagcgaaaaaaatttattcctctATATCGTGGTTGACATATTttagattacaaatttttaaatttacattatgtttCGCTTTAAGATTCCCTATACtgttaaatttagcaaataaatctgttaaaagtGCATTAAGTAGAgctaaaaatttttcaaacgaaAAATTAGAAGAGTTGGGAGAAATAAGTGACGAAtttatgaaatag